TTTCCTTATCAAAGTTCAATTTCTTAATTCTTTCCCGTCCTTTGATTCTACCCTTGTTTTTGCCAAATTCAATTGCCTTGATAATTTCATTGCTGAATCCCTCAGGGTCATAGGGTGCCATAAAACAGCCTTCTAAATCGGCCGTATTCTCCGCCACATCTCCCACATCGGTGAATACTATAGGGCAATTACATGCAAAAGCTTCTTTGACTACATTGGGGGAACCTTCGTGGAAGGAGGGAATTAACAAAGCAGTAGCAGCACTAAAATAATATTTTAGGTTTTCGCTTTTCTCCTGAAATACCGCATGCAATTCAACCGGATATCCATTTTCTTTTAATTTTTTAACAGCATCTAAGGCAAGGGGATAATTCTTTTCAGGTCTATTGGGCTTTGCCATAAATATAAAATGATCAATCTGGGGATCCCAACCTAGATGATTTAATGCTTCAGCTTTAGGAATTTCTTGGAAAAGTGTGGTATCCACTCCATTGGAAAGAATATATGTAGGCCCTTTTCTCCTCCAAAACATATTTTTCATACTACTATTCATTACTATGACTGATTTATAGACATAAATCCCGAAAAAATGATTGATCCATAGTATGATTTTATTACCAAAACTCATCTTCCCTTTAAGGTCCTTTAGCCCTAATACATCTGTACCCATTAAAGTCACAAGTAAAGGTAGCCTCCCCTTGGCTAGTTGGGCCACGATACAAGAGAATCCAAAATGCGCATGAATCAAATCATAAGAATGTTTTTTAAGGTGTTTTCTCAGTTTGAAAATATTAAAGAAATAACCTCTTATTCCGTTTCCAAAAATCAAAAAACGATCAATTTCAACTCCTTTTTCTTCCAGACTTTTGGCCTGTAATTGGATAATAGGGTTTAAGCCTTTTCCCCTATTGCCACTGGATACAAATAGTACTCTCATGAATCAATAATTTTTTTACTTGATTTAATCCGAATTTGATTTAACAAAAATAGTTTCGTTTCATTGAATTATTATTTTATTAAATTTTTCAAAGAAATGAATATTATCGGAAAATGAAGTTAATTGGACAAAGCCTTTTTTACAAGATCTAAATTTTCTATTGCCTCCATCATAAACTGGGTAGTATCCAATTTGTCAGAAAGTAATTTTTCCCTTTTGGATTTGAATTCTAAATCAAGATGGGGTTTCTGTAACAATTCAATAGCTTTTTCAATTGCCCTTTCCTGATCTACAGGACTTTCGGTGTAATTGTAAACTAAACCATATTCATGTTCTTCTTCATCCGTATATCCCAATCCATTGTCATTCAAAAAAATTGCTGGCGTTCCTAAAACAGCTGCTTCAGAAGTCATTGTCC
This window of the Aquiflexum balticum DSM 16537 genome carries:
- a CDS encoding glycosyltransferase family 4 protein, whose protein sequence is MRVLFVSSGNRGKGLNPIIQLQAKSLEEKGVEIDRFLIFGNGIRGYFFNIFKLRKHLKKHSYDLIHAHFGFSCIVAQLAKGRLPLLVTLMGTDVLGLKDLKGKMSFGNKIILWINHFFGIYVYKSVIVMNSSMKNMFWRRKGPTYILSNGVDTTLFQEIPKAEALNHLGWDPQIDHFIFMAKPNRPEKNYPLALDAVKKLKENGYPVELHAVFQEKSENLKYYFSAATALLIPSFHEGSPNVVKEAFACNCPIVFTDVGDVAENTADLEGCFMAPYDPEGFSNEIIKAIEFGKNKGRIKGRERIKKLNFDKEIVAEKIIQIYKELSSNSLD